A region from the Gemmatimonadota bacterium genome encodes:
- the recO gene encoding DNA repair protein RecO: protein MSLVTDAIVLHAFDYLETSRILRLATRDGGVVSVIARGARRSTRRFGSAMDLFAEGTATIAHRPGRDLHPLESFDVRAGHASLANDLDRFMSAAMLAELVLRTMSESDHGAAFGALAGALTRLHRRVREDARAEGLASAWMLVGALGFAPTIESCARCHAELPMDADAWFSAAGGGAVCAACHAAARAGRLLPAAARRTLADWLAGIEAPFPSALDLRAHVRLLREFVQRHLTDDVELRAFGAWAERFVGHA from the coding sequence ATGTCCCTGGTCACCGATGCCATCGTGCTCCACGCGTTCGACTACCTGGAGACGTCGCGAATCCTGCGCCTCGCCACCCGCGACGGTGGTGTGGTCTCGGTTATTGCCCGGGGCGCGCGTCGATCCACTCGACGGTTTGGTTCCGCCATGGACCTCTTTGCCGAAGGCACGGCGACCATCGCCCATCGCCCGGGCCGCGACCTCCATCCGCTGGAGTCCTTTGATGTCCGCGCGGGACACGCGAGCCTGGCGAACGACCTCGACCGCTTCATGTCGGCGGCCATGCTCGCCGAGCTGGTGTTGCGCACGATGAGCGAGTCCGATCACGGCGCCGCCTTCGGCGCCCTCGCCGGCGCACTCACCCGGCTGCACCGTCGAGTGCGGGAGGATGCCCGGGCGGAAGGCCTCGCCAGCGCCTGGATGCTGGTGGGCGCCCTGGGGTTCGCCCCAACGATCGAAAGCTGTGCACGATGTCACGCCGAGCTGCCGATGGACGCCGATGCCTGGTTTTCCGCGGCCGGCGGCGGGGCGGTCTGCGCTGCGTGTCACGCGGCGGCGCGGGCCGGCCGACTCCTCCCCGCCGCGGCGCGCCGAACGCTCGCGGACTGGCTCGCCGGCATCGAGGCGCCATTCCCCAGTGCGCTCGACCTCCGCGCGCACGTGCGCCTGCTGCGCGAGTTCGTGCAGCGCCACCTGACGGACGACGTGGAACTGCGCGCGTTTGGCGCCTGGGCCGAACGGTTTGTGGGGCACGCATGA
- the selB gene encoding selenocysteine-specific translation elongation factor produces MIVGTAGHIDHGKTTLVRALTGVNTDRLPEEQRRGITIELGFAPLDLPVVGRVGVVDVPGHEGFIRTMVAGATGVDVGLLVIAADEGVMPQTREHLAILRLLQVRSLVVALTKADLPEPEWLDLVAEDVRSLLEETPYAAAAILPVSARTGDGLDALRDALATALAASSERQGDDLFRLPIDRVFTVRGTGTVVTGTSWSGTVRVGADLRLFPGDMPVRVRGIQMHGDTVDGAGPGARLAVALTGVDLGQVHRGMTLTAPAPWTGTTLFHAEVTLVDSAGPFRPREWIRLHVGTAEVSARVVAAQGSQTARVVTEEPVVLRAGDRFVLRRSQPLATVGGGIVIDPAPGRARRRPAGPWNSDPAARLEHLVRDAGEHGVSLREIPVRVGCRPPEVAELASQYVQFRDRAYARSVLRDYEQVVEDQVLAYLSSHGTEVGAPPSSWGNARSNAPLLEFAADRLVGAGRLVFRGPALAPPDWSPRLDTGQQEAATWVIDRLRSAGREPPSVAELGAEWSGAALPQVLRYLERSGRVIAVEPDRYFTTEAVNEMVEGLVAHLRGTADAETPATLRGILGVSRKYLMPFLEYCDRERITERRGEGRVLGSRGGLS; encoded by the coding sequence ATGATCGTCGGGACCGCCGGCCACATCGACCACGGCAAGACGACACTCGTGCGCGCGCTGACCGGGGTGAACACCGACCGACTCCCCGAGGAGCAGCGTCGCGGAATCACCATCGAACTCGGTTTCGCCCCGCTCGACTTGCCGGTCGTGGGTCGCGTCGGCGTCGTCGATGTCCCCGGTCACGAGGGGTTCATCCGAACGATGGTCGCTGGTGCCACGGGGGTGGACGTCGGTCTCCTCGTCATCGCGGCTGACGAGGGGGTCATGCCGCAGACGCGCGAGCACCTGGCCATCTTGCGGTTGCTCCAGGTTCGGTCGCTGGTCGTGGCCCTCACCAAGGCGGACCTTCCCGAGCCCGAGTGGCTCGACCTCGTCGCGGAGGACGTGCGGAGCCTGCTGGAGGAGACCCCATACGCCGCCGCCGCGATCCTGCCGGTGTCGGCGCGTACCGGCGATGGGCTCGACGCCCTGCGAGACGCGCTCGCCACGGCGCTCGCCGCGTCGTCCGAGCGGCAGGGCGATGACCTGTTCCGTCTGCCGATCGATCGCGTGTTCACCGTCCGAGGTACCGGCACCGTGGTCACTGGTACCTCCTGGTCCGGGACGGTCCGCGTGGGTGCCGACCTGCGGCTCTTCCCGGGCGACATGCCCGTGAGGGTGCGCGGAATCCAGATGCATGGCGACACCGTCGATGGGGCAGGCCCGGGGGCTCGGCTGGCCGTCGCGCTCACCGGCGTCGACCTCGGCCAGGTGCACCGCGGGATGACATTGACAGCTCCCGCCCCCTGGACCGGCACGACGCTCTTTCACGCGGAGGTTACCCTGGTGGACTCCGCCGGACCTTTCCGTCCCAGGGAGTGGATCCGGCTCCATGTTGGCACGGCAGAGGTTTCCGCACGAGTCGTCGCGGCCCAGGGATCACAGACGGCGCGGGTGGTCACTGAAGAGCCCGTGGTACTGCGCGCAGGGGACCGCTTCGTACTCCGGCGGTCTCAGCCGCTCGCCACCGTTGGCGGCGGGATCGTCATCGATCCGGCTCCCGGACGGGCACGGCGACGTCCCGCTGGCCCTTGGAACTCCGATCCCGCGGCGCGGCTCGAACACCTTGTGCGCGACGCGGGGGAGCACGGAGTGTCGCTACGCGAAATCCCGGTGCGCGTGGGGTGCCGGCCCCCTGAGGTCGCGGAGTTGGCGTCCCAATACGTACAGTTCCGGGATCGCGCCTATGCTCGGAGCGTTCTGCGTGACTACGAGCAAGTCGTTGAAGATCAAGTGCTTGCGTACTTGTCTTCACATGGTACGGAGGTCGGTGCTCCGCCGTCGAGCTGGGGTAACGCCAGATCGAATGCGCCCCTGCTGGAGTTCGCGGCCGATCGACTCGTCGGTGCCGGCCGCCTGGTGTTTCGCGGGCCGGCCCTCGCGCCGCCGGATTGGTCCCCGAGGCTGGACACGGGTCAACAAGAGGCGGCGACCTGGGTGATCGACCGGTTGCGGTCCGCCGGCCGTGAGCCTCCCTCTGTCGCTGAGCTGGGGGCGGAGTGGTCCGGCGCGGCGTTGCCGCAGGTGTTGCGGTACTTGGAACGCTCCGGGCGAGTTATCGCGGTGGAGCCGGACCGGTATTTCACTACTGAGGCGGTCAACGAAATGGTCGAGGGTCTCGTTGCCCATCTACGGGGGACGGCGGACGCAGAAACGCCGGCAACCCTGAGGGGAATTCTTGGGGTCTCACGCAAGTACCTGATGCCCTTTCTCGAATACTGTGACCGAGAACGCATCACGGAACGGCGGGGAGAAGGTAGGGTACTTGGCAGTCGTGGCGGCCTTTCTTGA